The following proteins come from a genomic window of Actinomarinicola tropica:
- a CDS encoding cytochrome ubiquinol oxidase subunit I, producing the protein MILAALEAVATAEPPGLLPARMQMAFSLGWHIILACFGVAFPAMIWVVHRRGVRQGDEVALGLAKRWSKVAAVLFAIGAVSGTILSFEMGMLWPGLMGPYGDVIGLPFALEGIAFFMEAIFVGIYLYGWGRLPGVVHYRLLVPIAVAGLVGTFCILAVNAWMNDPAGFRLEGGEVVDVDPWRAMFNDAVLGQFAHMWVATFMVVGFSVAGVYAAGMLRGRRDEHHRLGFIVPFAFASVAALVQPLIGHVLGQQVAGRQPGEAGGLRAGDRDRGAGAAASRRPADRR; encoded by the coding sequence ATGATCCTTGCCGCGCTCGAGGCCGTCGCGACAGCCGAGCCGCCCGGTCTGCTCCCGGCCCGGATGCAGATGGCGTTCTCGCTCGGGTGGCACATCATCCTCGCCTGCTTCGGCGTGGCGTTCCCGGCGATGATCTGGGTCGTCCACCGCCGAGGGGTGCGCCAGGGCGACGAGGTCGCCCTGGGGCTGGCGAAGAGGTGGTCCAAGGTCGCGGCCGTGCTCTTCGCCATCGGGGCGGTGTCGGGGACGATCCTCTCGTTCGAGATGGGCATGCTGTGGCCCGGGTTGATGGGGCCCTACGGCGACGTCATCGGCCTCCCGTTCGCGCTGGAGGGCATCGCCTTCTTCATGGAGGCGATCTTCGTCGGCATCTACCTGTACGGGTGGGGGCGTCTGCCCGGGGTCGTCCACTACCGCCTGCTCGTGCCGATCGCGGTCGCCGGACTCGTCGGCACGTTCTGCATCCTCGCCGTGAACGCCTGGATGAACGACCCGGCGGGCTTCCGCCTGGAGGGCGGCGAGGTGGTGGACGTGGACCCCTGGCGGGCGATGTTCAACGACGCCGTCCTCGGCCAGTTCGCCCACATGTGGGTGGCGACGTTCATGGTCGTCGGCTTCTCCGTCGCCGGGGTGTACGCCGCCGGCATGCTGCGGGGTCGCCGCGACGAGCACCACCGGCTCGGGTTCATCGTCCCGTTCGCGTTCGCCAGCGTCGCGGCCCTCGTCCAGCCGCTCATCGGCCACGTGCTCGGCCAGCAGGTCGCCGGCCGCCAACCGGGCGAAGCTGGCGGCCTTCGAGCTGGCGACCGAGACCGAGGAGCGGGCGCCGCTGCGTCTCGGAGGCCTGCTGATCGACGGTGA
- a CDS encoding cytochrome ubiquinol oxidase subunit I — protein MATETEERAPLRLGGLLIDGEARYAIEIPLLGSILATNSLDGEVPGLDVVPEEDRPPVNVTHWAFQLMVAIGTALAAFVLVHWLGRRRGRDWSRSRWFLRAAVAAGPLAALAVEAGWVATEVGRQPWVVHEVLRTADAASTSHGLWVTLVAIVVVYIGLTVAAVLVLRSMARRWRDGEALDLPTPYGPQAVRT, from the coding sequence CTGGCGACCGAGACCGAGGAGCGGGCGCCGCTGCGTCTCGGAGGCCTGCTGATCGACGGTGAGGCCCGCTATGCGATCGAGATCCCGCTCCTGGGCTCGATCCTCGCGACCAACTCCCTCGACGGGGAGGTGCCGGGCTTGGACGTCGTACCGGAGGAGGACCGCCCGCCGGTGAACGTCACCCACTGGGCGTTCCAGCTGATGGTGGCCATCGGCACGGCGCTGGCGGCCTTCGTCCTCGTGCACTGGCTCGGTCGACGGCGCGGGCGCGACTGGTCGCGGTCGCGCTGGTTCCTGCGCGCCGCGGTGGCCGCCGGGCCGCTCGCCGCGCTGGCCGTCGAGGCGGGATGGGTGGCCACCGAGGTCGGCCGCCAGCCGTGGGTGGTGCACGAGGTCCTGCGCACCGCCGACGCCGCGAGCACGAGCCACGGGCTGTGGGTCACCCTCGTCGCGATCGTCGTCGTGTACATCGGACTGACGGTCGCCGCGGTCCTCGTGCTGCGGTCGATGGCCCGGCGGTGGAGGGACGGCGAGGCGCTCGACCTGCCCACCCCCTACGGCCCCCAGGCGGTGCGGACGTGA
- a CDS encoding cytochrome d ubiquinol oxidase subunit II, which produces MTLEAAVAAVLFLGVVLYAVLGGADFGSGFWDLTAGDASRGARIRTLVDHSIGPVWEANHVWLIYVLVFLWTGFPGPFAAIMTTLFVPLAVAALGIVLRGSGFAFRKFAATLDEARLYGVLFATSSVITPFFLGAVAGAVASGRVPVEGYGDAWRSWTGPTSIVGGVLAVLSCAFLAGSFLTAEAERGGDLELAERLRSRTLVAGFVTGAVALAAVVVLRADAETLAEGLQGRGAAFVAGSAVAGITALWLLWIRRFGWARAAAVVAVAAIVVGWGVGQYPWILVEEVEIAEGAGARATLQALLWVFGAAALTVVPALGYMFWLTQQEEWAAEPGPVRTR; this is translated from the coding sequence GTGACGCTCGAGGCGGCGGTGGCCGCCGTCCTGTTCCTCGGCGTGGTGCTGTACGCGGTGCTCGGCGGCGCGGACTTCGGCTCGGGCTTCTGGGACCTCACCGCCGGCGACGCCAGCCGCGGGGCGAGGATCCGCACGCTGGTCGATCACAGCATCGGGCCGGTGTGGGAGGCGAACCACGTCTGGCTCATCTACGTCCTGGTCTTCCTCTGGACGGGCTTCCCGGGTCCGTTCGCCGCCATCATGACGACGCTGTTCGTGCCGCTCGCCGTCGCCGCCCTCGGCATCGTGCTACGGGGATCGGGCTTCGCGTTCAGGAAGTTCGCGGCCACCCTCGACGAGGCGCGCCTCTACGGGGTGCTGTTCGCCACGTCGTCGGTGATCACGCCGTTCTTCCTCGGCGCCGTCGCCGGCGCGGTGGCGTCCGGGCGGGTGCCGGTCGAGGGCTACGGGGATGCCTGGCGGTCCTGGACCGGGCCGACGTCGATCGTCGGTGGCGTGCTGGCGGTGCTCAGCTGCGCGTTCCTCGCCGGCAGCTTCCTCACCGCCGAGGCGGAGCGCGGGGGAGACCTCGAGCTCGCCGAACGCCTGCGGTCCCGGACGCTCGTGGCCGGGTTCGTCACCGGGGCCGTGGCCCTGGCGGCGGTGGTCGTGCTGCGCGCCGACGCCGAGACCCTGGCCGAGGGTCTCCAGGGTCGCGGGGCCGCCTTCGTCGCCGGGTCGGCCGTCGCGGGGATCACGGCCCTGTGGCTCCTGTGGATCCGTCGGTTCGGGTGGGCCCGGGCGGCCGCCGTGGTGGCGGTCGCCGCGATCGTCGTCGGCTGGGGCGTCGGCCAGTATCCTTGGATCCTGGTCGAGGAGGTCGAGATCGCCGAGGGGGCCGGGGCGCGAGCCACGCTCCAGGCGCTGCTCTGGGTCTTCGGCGCCGCCGCACTCACCGTCGTCCCGGCGCTCGGGTACATGTTCTGGTTGACCCAGCAGGAGGAGTGGGCCGCCGAACCGGGACCTGTCCGCACTCGCTGA
- the rplC gene encoding 50S ribosomal protein L3 produces the protein MANKAIVGEKVGMTQVWDDDNRVVPVTVVKVAPCRVVQVKRPETDGYSALQVTFGQRNSRKVNKPLTGHYDKAGVDPGAKLVELRLDDVSEYEIGQELTVDVLAQGELVDVTAVSKGKGFAGVMKRHNFAGQKASHGAHRIHRAPGAIGACATPARVFKGTRMAGRMGNEKVTTLNLTVVQADAERNLLLVKGSVPGPKGGLVLIRDAVKGGN, from the coding sequence ATGGCGAACAAGGCAATCGTCGGCGAGAAGGTCGGCATGACCCAGGTCTGGGACGACGACAACCGCGTCGTGCCCGTCACCGTGGTCAAGGTCGCGCCGTGCCGCGTCGTGCAGGTCAAGCGACCGGAGACCGACGGCTACAGCGCCCTCCAGGTCACCTTCGGCCAGCGCAACTCCCGCAAGGTCAACAAGCCCCTCACGGGCCACTACGACAAGGCCGGCGTCGACCCCGGCGCCAAGCTGGTCGAGCTGCGCCTCGACGACGTCTCGGAGTACGAGATCGGCCAGGAGCTCACCGTCGACGTCCTCGCCCAGGGCGAGCTGGTCGACGTGACCGCCGTCAGCAAGGGCAAGGGCTTCGCCGGCGTCATGAAGCGCCACAACTTCGCCGGCCAGAAGGCCAGCCACGGCGCCCACCGCATCCACCGTGCCCCCGGTGCCATCGGCGCCTGCGCCACGCCGGCCCGGGTGTTCAAGGGCACCCGCATGGCGGGCCGCATGGGCAACGAGAAGGTCACGACCCTGAACCTCACCGTCGTGCAGGCCGACGCCGAGCGGAACCTCCTGCTCGTCAAGGGGTCGGTGCCCGGTCCCAAGGG